The Vicia villosa cultivar HV-30 ecotype Madison, WI linkage group LG1, Vvil1.0, whole genome shotgun sequence genome includes a region encoding these proteins:
- the LOC131623765 gene encoding uncharacterized protein LOC131623765 — MKFYLTLKKLINVLIEDIPVDPSGSTEQTNNKQFMDLDGIVHSNELDSTTVQTKANNLLPRKEISLWKEKDYFFKYHILNGLIDDLYDYYSNNETAKQVSEALNKKYDIEKDGLTNHVVSHYLEYQNVDESFVEAQCHELQKIAHEIIIEACPYPFGKPLKNQNCNVVSQIKNENPLRAPIAPIARHHPPPQRNNDPIFTCFTYGKSDYKAKICKSRRKPVVGSSAQVNLTNEQFIYTITKINMVGRFDGWWIDTGICRHVSYDRAIFKTYMNAENKKVLLGDAHTTNDAVIGDVENCKFSIEQMNQTASPETNLIIKKVPYELKVKYENGINKLVLNLHIPQLVKFEPDISIVYNFYH, encoded by the exons ATGAAATTCTACTTAACATTGAAAAAGCTTATCAATGTTTTGATCGAGGACATTCCAGTTGATCCTTCTGGATCAACTGAACAAACTAACAACAAACAATTTATGGATTTAGATGGAATTGTTCATTCAAATGAATTAGATTCCACAACTGTGCAGACTAAAGCGAACAATTTACTACCCAGGAAAGAAATCTCCTTATGGAAAGAGAAggattattttttcaaatatcacATTTTAAATGGACTCATTGATGATTTGTATGATTATTATAGTAACAATGAAACCGCAAAACAAGTTTCAGAAGCTCTGAATAAGAAGTATGATATTGAAAAAGATGGATTAACGAATCATGTCGTTAGCCACTACCTCGAGTATCAGAATGTTGATGAAAGTTTTGTGGAAGCTCAATGTCATGAACTTCAAAAGATAGCTCACGAGATCATCATTGAAGCATGCCCTTAT CCCTTTGGCAAACCTCTAAAGAATCAAAACTGCAATGTTGTGAGTCAAATTAAGAATGAGAATCCTTTAAGGGCCCCAATTGCTCCAATTGCTAGGCATCATCCACCTCCTCAAAGAAATAATGATCCTATTTTTACTTGCTTTACTTATGGAAAATCGGATTATAAGGCTAAGATATGCAAGAGCAGGCGTAAACCTGTTGTTGGCTCTAGTGCACAAGTTAACCTGACTAATGAGCAATTTATTTATACGATCACTAAAATCAACATGGTTGGTAGATTTGATGGTTGGTGGATAGACACTGGAATATGTCGTCATGTCTCTTATGATCGTGCTATATTTAAAACATACATGAATGCTGAAaataagaaagtgttgttgggagaTGCTCATACCACTAATGATGCTGTTATTGGAGATGTGG AAAATTGCAAATTTAGCATTGAACAGATGAACCAAACAGCATCACCAGAAACAAACTTGATCATCAAGAAAGTTCCCTATGAATTAAAAGTGAAATATGAAAATGGAATCAACAAACTTGTACTTAATCTCCATATACCTCAGTTAGTAAAGTTTGAGCCAGATATTTCCATTGTTTACAATTTCTATCATTAA